In one Rutidosis leptorrhynchoides isolate AG116_Rl617_1_P2 chromosome 8, CSIRO_AGI_Rlap_v1, whole genome shotgun sequence genomic region, the following are encoded:
- the LOC139863157 gene encoding uncharacterized protein, which translates to MVIWDKGVFEFDSYTCGEFFLAIRGKWKNSGLESIIVNVYGPHNDRGKKLLWESLDVLLNSVSSAWLLCGDFNELRISSYRLNSQFRQGRADRFKEFILRNNLIEIPISGRKFTRISDDGIKFNKLDMFLVTNNFLGLWEDLSIIDRNLSDHCPLVLRDRIFDYGPKPFKVFNEWFNFLDVEDVIRDAWNQPIRGSKKDCIFRDRLKNVKMALRSWSKSKCGGLDFEIEELKKETLSWELKAECQSLSDSVRASWLECRRKWVEKEKIKTSMLKQKARIKWSIDGDENSKYFHASIHRKYNKCNFRGINVDGVWIDEPNEVKEIIFKHFQNQFNSTNSSRSIFNCGPHAVGPNARGPPGQNVFVEGSNGYMVPDCFKLSETESFEL; encoded by the coding sequence ATGGTGATTTGGGATAAAGGTGTGTTTGAGTTTGATAGTTATACTTGTGGTGAATTCTTTTTAGCAATAAGAGGGAAGTGGAAAAATTCTGGTCTAGAGTCAATAATTGTGAATGTGTATGGTCCTCACAATGATCGAGGTAAAAAGTTATTATGGGAATCATTAGATGTTCTTCTCAATAGTGTTAGTTCGGCGTGGCTCTTGTGTGGTGATTTCAACGAACTTAGGATTTCTTCATATCGTTTGAATTCTCAATTTCGTCAAGGTCGTGCTGATAGGTTTAAGGAGTTTATTTTGAGGAATAATTTAATTGAAATTCCTATTAGTGGCCGTAAGTTTACTAGAATAAGTGATGATGGTATTAAATTTAACAAGTTAGATATGTTTCTTGTCACAAATAATTTTTTAGGCTTATGGGAAGACCTTTCTATTATTGATCGCAACCTTTCGGATCATTGCCCATTGGTACTTAGAGATAGAATTTTTGATTATGGGCCAAAACCTTTCAAAGTTTTTAATGAGTGGTTTAATTTTCTTGATGTCGAGGATGTAATTCGGGATGCTTGGAATCAACCAATTCGGGGGTCTAAAAAGGATTGTATATTTAGAGATAGGTTAAAAAACGTAAAAATGGCTTTAAGATCTTGGAGTAAGTCTAAATGTGGTGGTCTTGATTTTGAAATTGAGGAACTTAAAAAAGAAACATTGAGTTGGGAATTAAAAGCGGAATGTCAATCTCTTAGTGATTCGGTTAGGGCTTCATGGTTAGAATGTAGACGAAAgtgggtcgaaaaagaaaagattaaaacaagcatgttaaaacaaaAGGCGAGAATCAAATGGTCCATTGATGGTGATGAGAATTCAAAATATTTTCACGCGTCGATTCATAGGAaatataataaatgtaattttCGGGGGATTAATGTTGATGGTGTTTGGATTGATGAGCCAAATGAAGTTAAAGAAATAATTTTTAAACACTTCCAAAACCAGTTCAATAGTACGAATTCTTCCAGGTCCATTTTTAATTGTGGGCCGCATGCTGTTGGGCCAAATGCACGTGGCCCTCCTGGTCAGAATGTTTTTGTGGAAGGAAGTAATGGTTACATGGTTCCAGATTGTTTTAAACTCTCTGAGACAGAATCTTTTGAGCTATAA